In Macrobrachium nipponense isolate FS-2020 chromosome 36, ASM1510439v2, whole genome shotgun sequence, a genomic segment contains:
- the LOC135203451 gene encoding uncharacterized protein LOC135203451 codes for MFYIAVIFTCVYREGMIDTVVPVFRVRRDTEEVLDVSNSYFIDHIGRVYHSWNNYLEENIWNVCWICVPEGGIYIKGNADECPQFYDQTARGDLTEFLDKMDSVLKTSSSLGMVTGLGMTFFPQTAVIGAVVILGSIVVKTTRAVYDTGRSIGILADRFRHDQSVGMENAEARMCWLNILKSIAAITGVDPKKALSQAGVFGTPVSEEIRAVCIGLDMAIISTCGLNVLSYANELSKTAGITALEAMQFSTCIFFLTHSDISLETAKAIIRESKETYFNKMNSNKFPNIEDADGSQRKELGDETWEVKTIQRNTEYVKEIKRIRNAEEFLAEFEVRPEGQYIATQKC; via the coding sequence ATGTTTTACATTGCTGTTATATTCACATGTGTGTACAGGGAAGGCATGATAGACACGGTAGTTCCGGTCTTCAGGGTAAGGAGAGACACTGAAGAAGTTCTAGATGTCAGTAACTCGTACTTCATCGACCACATTGGAAGGGTCTATCACTCGTGGAATAATTACCTGGAAGAGAATATCTGGAATGTCTGCTGGATTTGCGTCCCTGAAGGGGGGATATATATCAAAGGAAATGCTGACGAGTGCCCGCAGTTTTACGATCAAACGGCCAGAGGCGACCTGACAGAATTTCTGGACAAAATGGATAGTGTTCTGAAAACGTCCTCTTCTCTTGGAATGGTCACTGGTCTGGGTATGACCTTCTTCCCACAAACAGCCGTGATTGGCGCTGTTGTGATTCTGGGCAGCATTGTGGTCAAGACCACCAGAGCAGTCTATGACACAGGCAGAAGCATCGGCATATTAGCTGACCGTTTCAGACACGACCAGTCCGTGGGCATGGAAAATGCAGAGGCAAGAATGTGCTGGCTGAATATTCTCAAATCAATAGCCGCCATTACTGGTGTAGACCCTAAAAAGGCGCTGTCGCAAGCTGGGGTGTTTGGCACCCCAGTGAGCGAAGAGATAAGAGCCGTCTGCATTGGATTGGATATGGCCATCATATCTACCTGTGGTCTGAACGTCTTGTCATATGCCAACGAACTGAGCAAAACAGCAGGAATCACTGCCTTGGAAGCCATGCAATTCTCGACCTGCATATTTTTCCTGACACATTCAGACATCTCTTTGGAAACTGCCAAGGCCATCATCAGGGAATCCAAGGAGACCTACTTCAACAAAATGAATTCAAACAAATTTCCCAATATAGAGGATGCCGACGGGAGTCAACGCAAAGAACTTGGTGACGAGACCTGGGAAGTGAAGACAATACAAAGGAACACTGAATATGTCAAGGAGATTAAGAGGATCAGAAATGCTGAGGAATTCCTGGCCGAATTCGAAGTGAGACCAGAGGGGCAATACATTGCCACCCAGAAGTGTTGA